One part of the Luteolibacter flavescens genome encodes these proteins:
- a CDS encoding cytochrome-c peroxidase encodes MKKLLLFAATILPASAEVSAQLPAESATTRILHEGDQIVLEVHDSGNHTWRVQTSDTLGTWTNGDTRRVFNGTLRIPMPIEGTKRFFRLNTDEAGAFASDSDSALLLPATFLNHATPALPPHLLTPAIRGQDNTPVSNPTTNAGATLGRVLFYDKRLSANQTISCASCHQAAHGFSDPRRFSVGFDGGLTDRNSMGLTNAKYYLRENYFWDERAATLEEQVLQPIQNSIEMGMTLDLLVTRLSAEPFYGELFIDAFGSATVNSDRISKALAQFVRSIISGQSKYDAGVASGFTNFTAQENQGRQIFNGAGNCTACHGSDNFVPGNAIFNNGLENPYIDKGVGRVSGLPQDEGLFKVPSLRNIELTAPYMHDGRFATLEQVVDFYSTGVVNHPNLSPQLRNPPGAPGAGQPRRLNLTTAQKAALVAFLRTLTDTAVTTDTKLQDPFRYEAE; translated from the coding sequence GTGAAAAAGCTCCTCCTTTTCGCGGCCACCATCCTCCCGGCATCGGCTGAAGTCTCCGCCCAACTCCCTGCCGAGTCCGCCACCACCCGCATCCTCCATGAAGGCGACCAAATCGTCCTGGAAGTGCACGACTCCGGCAACCACACGTGGCGCGTCCAGACCTCAGACACCCTCGGCACTTGGACGAATGGCGACACCCGCCGCGTCTTCAATGGCACGCTGCGCATCCCGATGCCCATCGAGGGGACGAAGCGCTTCTTCCGCCTGAATACGGACGAAGCAGGCGCGTTCGCCTCGGACTCGGACTCCGCCCTCCTGCTCCCCGCGACCTTTCTCAATCACGCCACCCCCGCCCTGCCCCCTCACCTGCTCACCCCCGCGATACGCGGGCAGGACAATACCCCGGTGAGCAATCCCACCACCAATGCCGGCGCGACGCTCGGGCGCGTGCTCTTCTACGACAAGCGCCTGTCGGCAAACCAAACCATCTCGTGCGCCTCATGCCATCAGGCCGCGCACGGCTTCTCGGACCCGCGGCGATTCAGCGTCGGCTTCGACGGCGGGCTGACCGACCGCAACTCGATGGGCCTGACAAACGCGAAGTATTACCTGCGAGAAAACTACTTCTGGGACGAGCGGGCGGCCACCTTGGAGGAGCAGGTGCTCCAGCCGATCCAGAACAGCATCGAGATGGGCATGACGCTCGACCTGCTGGTCACGCGGCTTTCCGCGGAGCCCTTCTACGGCGAGCTATTCATCGATGCCTTCGGCAGTGCCACGGTCAACAGCGACCGCATCTCGAAGGCGCTCGCACAGTTCGTCCGCTCGATCATCTCCGGCCAATCGAAGTATGACGCCGGTGTCGCCAGCGGCTTCACGAACTTCACCGCGCAGGAGAACCAGGGTCGCCAGATCTTCAATGGCGCGGGCAATTGCACCGCCTGCCACGGCAGCGACAACTTCGTGCCCGGCAATGCCATCTTCAACAACGGTCTGGAGAATCCCTACATCGACAAGGGCGTCGGCAGGGTGAGCGGGCTTCCGCAGGACGAGGGCCTCTTCAAGGTTCCGTCGCTGCGGAATATCGAGCTGACCGCGCCCTACATGCACGACGGGCGCTTCGCCACGCTCGAGCAGGTCGTGGACTTCTACAGCACGGGCGTGGTGAACCACCCGAATCTCTCGCCCCAGCTCCGCAATCCGCCCGGTGCTCCCGGAGCCGGCCAGCCCCGGCGACTGAATCTCACCACTGCGCAAAAGGCCGCCCTGGTCGCC